A region from the Sorex araneus isolate mSorAra2 chromosome 6, mSorAra2.pri, whole genome shotgun sequence genome encodes:
- the LOC101548973 gene encoding olfactory receptor 5B3-like: protein MKNSTEVTEFILLGLTDARELQVPLFIMFTLIYLITLTGNLGMILLILLDSRLYTPMYFFLSNLSLVDFCYSSAVTPTVMSGLLTDHKVISYNACAAQMFFFGGFATVENYLLASMAFDRYLAVCRPLHYTTTMTTSVCACFITGSYICGFLNISIHIGDTFSLSFCGSNVVHHFFCDFPAVMVLACSDRHVSEMVLFSVVSFNIFFALLVILTSYTFIFITILKMRSSAGYQKALSTCGSHFVAVSIFYGTVIFMYLQPSSSHSMDTDKMASVFYSMVIPMLNPIVYSLRNKEVKSAFMKVVLEAKLFLGL from the coding sequence ATGAAGAACAGCACAGAAGTGACAGAATTCATCCTGCTTGGACTAACGGATGCTCGGGAACTGCAGGTTCCTCTCTTTATCATGTTCACCCTCATCTACCTCATCACTCTGACTGGGAACTTGGGGATGATCCTGTTGATTCTGCTGGACTCTCGTCTCTATActcccatgtactttttcctcagCAACCTGTCCCTGGTGGACTTTTGTTACTCTTCAGCAGTTACTCCCACGGTCATGTCTGGATTGCTTACAGACCACAAGGTCATCTCCTACAACGCATGCGCTGCACAAATGTTCTTTTTCGGAGGATTTGCTACTGTGGAAAATTACCTCTTGGCCTCAATGGCCTTTGACCGCTACTTGGCAGTGTGCAGACCCCTGCATTACACCACCACCATGACAACAAGTGTTTGTGCTTGTTTCATAACAGGCTCCTATATCTGTGGTTTTCTGAATATCTCCATCCACATTGGAGATACATTCAGCCTCTCTTTCTGTGGGTCCAACGTGGTCCACCACTTTTTCTGTGATTTTCCAGCAGTCATGGTTCTCGCCTGCTCTGATAGACATGTTAGTGAGATGGTGCTTTTTTCTGTGGTGAGCTTCAACATCTTCTTTGCTCTCCTGGTTATCTTGACATCCTACACATTCATATTCATCACCATCCTAAAGATGCGTTCGTCTGCAGGGTACCAGAAGGCTCTCTCCACCTGTGGCTCCCACTTTGttgcagtttctatcttttatGGGACTGTAATCTTCATGTACTTACAGCCTAGCTCCAGCCATTCCATGGACACAGACAAAATGGCGTCTGTGTTCTACTCCATGGTcatccccatgctgaaccccatAGTCTACAGTCTGAGGAACAAGGAGGTCAAGAGTGCATTTATGAAGGTTGTTTTAGAGGCAAAACTATTCTTAGgattgtga